One segment of Halorubellus sp. JP-L1 DNA contains the following:
- a CDS encoding ABC transporter permease subunit translates to MSWAVIARREFRDAVQSRVVWGVVALVAVMVAVTSMVPLAIPAFDANVLSGLGAATEFAAMLVPIVALVAAYLSIAGERESGSIRILLGLEPRRGTVVLGKFLGRAAVVVVGLVAGFALAAIPTAIAYGGLPVVAFAGIVALTCALGVAFVGIAVGVSAAAATRGRAMTLGIAAYLALALLWDLVPQGAHLVVEGAAPAGTVPGWFVLVQGLSPSGAYGALVQAVVHATDDSFPGIAGAVADGSPAYLHWSVFAVVLAAWTALPLLAGYATFARSDLG, encoded by the coding sequence ATGAGCTGGGCGGTCATCGCGCGACGCGAGTTCCGCGACGCCGTCCAGTCGCGCGTCGTCTGGGGGGTCGTCGCCCTCGTCGCGGTGATGGTCGCAGTCACCTCGATGGTGCCGCTCGCCATCCCGGCGTTCGACGCGAACGTCCTCTCCGGACTCGGGGCGGCGACGGAGTTCGCCGCGATGCTCGTCCCCATCGTCGCGCTCGTCGCCGCATACCTCTCCATCGCAGGCGAACGCGAGTCCGGGAGCATCCGCATCCTCCTCGGGCTCGAACCACGTCGCGGTACGGTCGTCCTCGGGAAGTTTCTGGGGCGAGCAGCCGTGGTCGTCGTCGGTCTCGTCGCCGGGTTCGCGCTCGCGGCGATCCCGACCGCGATAGCGTACGGCGGCCTGCCGGTCGTCGCGTTCGCCGGCATCGTCGCGCTGACGTGCGCGCTCGGCGTCGCGTTCGTCGGTATCGCGGTAGGCGTTTCGGCGGCCGCGGCGACGCGCGGGCGAGCGATGACGCTGGGTATCGCGGCGTACCTCGCACTCGCGCTCCTCTGGGACCTCGTTCCGCAAGGCGCACACCTCGTCGTCGAGGGTGCCGCGCCCGCCGGCACCGTCCCCGGCTGGTTCGTGCTCGTACAGGGCCTCAGTCCGTCCGGGGCGTACGGCGCACTCGTCCAGGCAGTCGTCCACGCGACCGACGACTCCTTCCCCGGTATCGCCGGTGCAGTCGCCGACGGATCGCCAGCGTACTTGCACTGGAGCGTCTTCGCAGTGGTGCTCGCGGCCTGGACGGCGCTCCCGCTGCTCGCGGGGTACGCGACCTTCGCCCGGAGCGACCTCGGGTGA